The genomic segment ggattatattatgtaaacagcTATTCTAAGTTAATTTTTACAGCCAAGGATTGGCGCCTAGAACCAGTTATACTGCAGCCTCAGAGAAGCGACAGTTATTCCGTTTGGAGAGAACGTAAGTAATCGGAAAACTCAACCATATAGCTATAGTAACTATACcccattattatttaaaaggagaataaaatattgtgttacTTTAAAGTTAGTGTGCACAATACACTAACTTTAAAgtaacacaatattttattctcggtttatatttatttatttatttaacatttattgcacaagacactatttacataataatttacatataATGACGACACAAATGAACTGCTTAGTTCTACAGAAATTTCTTACAGCACGCACGTTAGAAAAGCCGCTTGAAAACTTTGTAAATTAAACGTATTACCTGTACAAACAATATTATCTTCTTGTTTGTAAGGGCGTATAGTTAATAAGCAACGTATTTTTTGCAACCTTTACTTTTTTAGTCTGCGCGAAAATAGAAAGAAGTCCGATCGCTATCCTGGGCCCTCAGAATCCCATATCAGATTGTGCGGTCCGAGACCAGTGCGCGCTGGTGAATGTGCCCCACATTCAAGCCACATGGCAACCTCTAGACCCAGATATTGAGCTGATAAAAGACGAGCCGGTCGTCGAGGAAGGCGACAAACCGACGTTcaagaaaataataatcaacTTTTACCCGCCGTCAGAGGAAATATCCTACGCATATGCCAAGCTCCTAAAGTATTACAAATGGGAAAACTTCGCTGTCCTTTACGAAGACGATTACGGTTAGTATTATTGGgctatattattacatataagtTTTAAGTACGACATTTTGTCCGCAGTTTCGTTGCCCTGAAATCCGTTTATTACACggcaaccgtatatttttctgaaataaaacctAATAAATAAATCCTTTTTCCTAAATTAAAGTGTTTAAGTTTTGTCAAAGAATTTTAATACCCACCAGAATATTTTGAGCGGTTTCAGCGATCGGTGATTATAGACAGACAAATATTAAGATACACTTTTGCGTATTAGTATGAAATGATAGTTTTCGTAAAGAAACAACATCATTGTTATAATAGCAAAAAGATAAAATTTTCGCTTGCCTTGGCTCGAAAATTGCTTGGCAAAAATACTGAGGTACTTATAGTAAATACTAGAGCCCGTAATAGTAAACACTATCAACTTTGAACTGCTggatacaattttaaaatactttcgtacaattttaaaatacttttttattttattaaattctacAATTATGTAATATTCTCCAGGACAAATAAACTTTCGCACTCGTGAAGAATCCCATGGAGACAAAAATTGGCGGagactttaaatatattaagaaaATACTAAAAGTCCGAAAAAGTCCCGTCGGTTCTCCTTATtaactaatttaattattgtattcaagGTCAAATGTATGAAAATGTGGTTTTTCCCCGTTCTTCTCGTAAACGGTAATATACGGATATGCTGATTACTTCTGATTGACACATTTATTTTAAGCATACTATTTTAACAATCGGTACtttatagaatagaatagaatagaataaacgtttatttgcagctaaaactatagaaatacataaattataaattaaagaaataagaataaaaaatataaaatcgttgaattattatcataaaaatattgagtATATTAGCCGCAAATTGGACCAAGCTCGGCAGTGAGTCactttatattatgtcaaatcttaattatgtaagtatagttaataattatcataataaaatgTCAGACAAAACTTATTTTTGTTTCCCAGGTCTAATGAGAATACAGAAAATATTAGCCGAATACACGGAGCAGTTTCCAATTACTGTTCGAAAATTAGATCCCAACGCTGACAATTACATGGTAAGTTTCGAAACTCTTAGAAATTTCATTATCATTTCAATGTAATTAATTCTGCTTTatgtttcaattaattattatatttaatgcaatgatattctatgtttagaaactcattgatttaATGTAAGTTTATTATGATGTCTTTAATATCTAGAAGAAACTTCCTATAGAATTTGATAAGCCATTAATCCTAGTAGTCTTCCTAATATAAAACTTCCCAGTCAAAATTTGATAACAAGCCAAAACTATTAATCGACATGGTTCAATTTGTACACTTTTCTCGTCGCCAGTGATAGATATGAGGAATGTTAAAAAGAGTTCGCtatttataagtaaaatatcaGACGGCCATTCGATAACAGATTTATTGTCAAGGCAACCGTTGACAAGAACCATAGACATACATACCAGAGTTCCAGTTCCAGTCGTTCAGCCGATTTTGattttccaaaaattttaaatttatttttatttacatagatAGACAAAAGTAAAGAATATcagataacaaaaaaaatattttaaaatcccTATTAGGCTGTGTTTACTGAGTGTACGAAttaaggtcaattcagaccgcaacgcgacgcgtagatgcatttctaaatttgtatggatttgatctgtcaaatttagaaatgcattcaATTGCGTAAGACATCATGTAGTTCGTCAATTATTCAATATAAATGTTAATGAAATGCatttaatattatctacacatcgcattgcagtctgaattaacccttgaGAGTTTTCTATCTGTATTCTATGACGTATCTGCTAACTTTTCAAAATCTGGATCGATCATTCTTAAATCAATTCCTCGATTTCTTACAAGGTGTTCAAAAGCTTGTACGAGTTTAAGGAGTACCGCATAATACTGGACTGCCACGTGGACAGAGTCATCAAGTACCTGAACGAGGCCCGGGCTGTGCACATGGTTAACCACTATCAGGTGAATATCATGGAGCTATCTGTATCAAAACTGTGGTGAGGTTCGATAATTGTTTTCTCCGTCCAATCAGACAAGTTACATCAATGAGGGTATGATATATCATTTGCCACGTCATGTTTGCCACCACTCACCACTACTCACCAGAGGGACGGTAGGGTAtttcgtgtcaaatgtcgtgtcagaGTTCAGGCAGACGTATGatagctatatcgtgacatatggaagctatttcgtgacatatgacaggcgtttgacacgacaattgaTATGATAGATCTTTcggctacatagcgccattTGCACctcatttttattgaaaaaatgttaaaacaataagggtccccgcagacttacaaatTCAAGTTGACCGACTAAATCGTATAGTATAACTGTTAGCTATTATGGCTAtgcttatgagagctcgcacattgcatccaactaaattgtacaacttttagttggatgcaatgtgcgagctctcataagccgTCATAGCTACAACAACAGTATACTATACGATTTAGTcggtcaacttgaaattgtaagtctgcgatCGCTCTAAGattcatatttttaatcaatgatattctatgttactaacgtaactagattggaagtttacggtagcaacgcgttgccacttcgaagatgcctgcaggcatatctcacatacataatgacaaaacgaatatatgacttgacattgtcttttgaacaaaaaagtggttacgcatttctgagaatcttttgtaagacattgctactctagtattttagaaactcattgttttTAATGTGTTAGGATGTGTCAGAAATTATTGGGCCAATTGTGATAAAATTCGACACTAAAAACAACGTCTCCTATTATTCGACTCTGGATACGCGCTAACGATATAGCTTTTTTACGTCCATGGCTTGTAGGATGAACATTTTTCTTTGTGTTTTCTTAAGGTCTTGCCTTAGTCTCTGGGGCCCGCTCGTCTAATGAAGTATTTAACAAAGTTGCATTTAGGACTtaacacattattttatttgctccaatccatacttaatatcataaatgcgaaagtgtgtctgtctgtcacctcttcaaatctaaaccgctgaactgattttgctgaaatttggtatggagatgctttgagtcccttGAAAacacttttatcccgaaaaaatgtacggttcccacgcaacGAACCAATTTTTCTCAACGGAATTGCGGGGATCATCTAGTAAACAATATTTTCCTACTTCCAGCATTATATTTTAGTATCTATGGACGCGACGACCGTAGCCAAGGACCTCCTGCCGTTCCACTCGAACATCACTTGGCTGAGCCTCACGGATTTCGACCAGCTGCAGGACGCACAGCATTTCCTCGCCCCCCGAGTCGCCAGGTGGTTCAACTGGTCACCTGAAAATACTGACTCTCCCCCGGTTACTAATATTAAGGTAAATTGAAGTATACTTTTCAGTGTTCacattcatacgtgggagagccatgcttgcatgctgcacgaatgggccggctcgaccggagaaataccacgttctcaaagaaaaccggcgtgaaacagtgcttgcgctgtgtttcgccgagtgagtgagtttaccggaggcccaattcccttccctatcctcccctattcccttcccttcccatccctaccctcccctattaccctattccctcttaaaaggccggcaacgcacctgcaactcttctgatgctgcgagtgtccatgcatgcgacggaagttgctttccatcaggtgacccgtttgctcgtttgcccccttatttcataaaaaaaatatatatagggGCGAATGTaggtgtgtgtatgtgtgtatgttgatttttcaagaaaatattaaacatagAATCTAATATGGTGAAATTGTATATTGAGTTTAGTCTTAAGATCAACACACACAAGAATTCCAATCATAATCTTTAGTAATCTATGAAATAGATATTGATAGCCTTTATAAGGCCTAACTTAACAACTCGCGATTTaccaataatatttaatattgccTATGTATTCCAGGAAGAAGCACTTTTGATGAACGACGTAGCGAATCACGTCTTGAAGTCCTTACAAAGGGTCGAGGCCAAACACGGCATAGAGAAACCCAGGAGCAACTTGTGTGACAAGAACCCGGAACCATGGGAGTACGGAGCGCTGCTGCAGGATGAAATATTGAAGGTTTTACTCAAAAACACCTTATtgttaagaatattttaaaattctatAGCTATGCTTCAAGAAACTTTACAAAATGCTAAACGAAATTGTGGGATTTAAGAACTGCTTGAGAGCTATGACGCTTGTGCAGTGGTATTACGAGTATCTTaaagcgtccgtggcctaatgggtagaccttcggttcgcactcatagagggtgcaggttcgaacccgggtggaggcgtgtacctatgagacattttcagatctcaagtacataatacggacgctcgtacggtgaaggaaaacatcgtgaggaaacccgcacatagttggtcccagacgtattgactagttctttcctctggactaggccgactatgatgcgagaatgccgtatgcgcttgggcaaccatacggacatttaaaaatcttgtcccaggcactacagtatttgaggagtggttacttcgctctgaaaaatactgtataaatcatccacaacggatgtaaaggtctagtttttttttaaagcggCTTCAACCACTTACCATTTAGTGATCTGTCATCTGGTCTCTTGGTCAACATAAAGAAATAAACCTTGCAAATTCTACGTCCAGATAGAGCATAAAGCATTTATTCGTTCCTCGGtgcattattattatcacactttttttcaaattttcagACTCAAACCATGGGTGTGACGGGCAACATAGAGTTCAACAGCAAGGGTCGCCGTGTGAACTACACTCTCAACGTGAACGAGATCAGGGTGTCGGAGCGGGAGACGGTGGGGTACTGGGAGTCGGCCGTCGGTGGTGACATCACTGACACCAGACAGAATGTAGAGGCCAGAGGCGCGCAGACCTCGAGCAAACACTTTATTGTGAGATCAGTATTTCATCATCAGAtttattacacattttattttatacagtatttCAACATCAAAGAACAACAAACAACATTGAGAATaataatccatattaatattatagtcatgcaaaagtctatctgtctatctgttacctcttcacgcccaaaccactgaatcgattttgctgaaattttacaTGGAGGTAccttgagccccgggaaaggacataggatactttttatcccgaaaaatgtactcACTCACGTCTGCCTTTATCATATTAGTCCTATTAGCAATCTTTGTCGGaggcaaaatttcattaaaatcggttgagccgttttgggggagtacgcacacaaacactgtaacacgagaatttaataaatataataataaaaaatctaataagattttttattcttttaggTTATATCTAGAAAAGCTAAGCCgtatttttacgataaagtcaaATGTCCGGAAAACAACGACACGTGTGTAGAGGAGTCTGCAGATGAAAAATACGAGGGTTTCTCCGTCGACCTAGTCAAGCAGATATTCGATAGGCTGAGAGCCCGCAACTACAACTACACTTACTCGTTCCTATACGAGGAGGACAAGGGATACGGAAAATACGACGAAGTCAAGAAGAAGTGGGATGGACTCATTGGCGATTTGTTGGACAAGGTAATTTAGTTGTGATTAAAGTTGTAAGCTGCTTTTCTCTTTGATTGACTCTTAGAAACATCTAGAAGCCATGTGCATTTAGAAAAAATTGGTTCGGAGACAGAATGGAACCCATTTAATTTGGTTGAGTTAAGTCAAGTAAATGCTTGATCCCGAACTAAAATAACATACCTTGGTCTGGAATCTACCTATTTATCAATTCCTCTGATAGTCACATTATTATGACATATCTTGCAACTATACACCAGCTTTCTAGCTTAAAAAATTCATTGTTTTACATGTAAAAATGTCCAATATAAAATTCgccaaactataatattatgcttcatTTATTtcagttatattttatatatattacttcgtatatacatatttataacacCGGCCAAACTAATATGTGCATTGCACAATATTAGTTTGGGTTAAATCCACTGTAATTATCCCAGATTAAGCCCTACTTACGTAGCAGCCGTTTCAAGgatgtattattttaattaaaatgtaacatacAACAGCCGCATTGTTATACAACCTGTGCTGTAAATAGGTTGATAAATAATCCAGTTGTGGAGCGTAGAATAAGCCTATTTTATGATAAAAGACAGTTTTATTTTTCACATGGTTATGACTTAAGAGCCGGGaaccttatgctaagtactgacatacggtgttgctcgatagttttactccaaatcgagcaataaccaccgtgtggaccgcaaaactgacagctagAAGGCTCCtccttcttcttttaaaaatggccgcctcggtgagttgccaatgtcagagtggtttaaaggactttgctctatgtagcgaaggtctggtgaagtaacaagacgtgtacggttacaaaacaaaattacatatttacaggAGTTGATTgacctaaaacaaacacaaacacaaatgTTAGTAGAGACAGCTTCGAGCCGGGCTCgatagaattaaatatgtcaaatatgtcatttccttcgatttggagtaaaactatcgagcaaaaccgtatgtgagtacttagcattagtaaGGTTACGCCGTCCGATCTCGGAACCGTTGGTCGTGTCCAAAAAAAACTTGGTATCTCATAGAACGTGATgatgataaaattattaaaatttcaattaataaaCGTTTTTACAGTATTTTATACGTTCTAAATCtgacctgtagccctagcacggccaccagtagaaatgcgaaagtatagacaaactgtggacataaactaaaggtgccgttcctaTCTTTACCGCAGCCAatcgcgatcgacaaaaattcaattaaaatgtcactttatgacagactatagtatatgtcatagagtaggatattatttgaatttttaagacTAGAGtctatcataaagtggcatttttattaaatttttcggACCAAAAAAAGATTGGAAcgccaccttaagtttatctccacagtttgtctatactttcgcatttctactggtggccgttcTAGGGctactgtacataatattacaatgctataacttataatatctaCGTTTGATTTTAGAAAGCGGACTTAGCAGTATGCGACTTGACCATCACAGAAGAGAGGAAGAAGGTTGTGGATTTCTCGGTGCCGTTCATGTCTCTGGGTATAAGTATCCTGTACACCAAGGAGAGGAAGATCACTCCTGGCGTGTTCTCGTTCCTGTACCCGTATACTTTTGAAGTCTGGATGTACACGGCTACTGCTTACTGCGTCGTCTCTATAGTCCTTTTTGTTTGTTCAAGGTGAGGTTTTAAGcatgaaaatatgtaaaataaagtTGTTGAATTCACGCGATAGAACAAAGTCGGCTCGACAGGATTTATAACACCATGGTCTAGCAAAAACCAGCGTGGACGCTTACTTTACATTTCGCCGACTAAGCGCAACAAGCAACGAAAGAGCGTGCTACCGCCTACCagattttgtctgtctgtaacatTCATTCTGTTGTTACTACAGGTTTTTCGGTGACGGTAATATCAGATAATACGCTTCTTACATTTTccatgtttataaaataaacagacagacatgacgagtctataagggttccgtttttttgccatttggctacggaaccctaaaaacaaatataatgcATGCTAGCTGCATGCCAGCAAACAGAAATATGATACCTTCCAGTAACACCCCACTGTTGGGGTTCGGATAACACGTCTTACCTCAATGTAGGGATTAGGTTTAAGGAGgattagtatttactatttaatgtacgcgcacagtttgtcggcgcgtgccggggcggatcggggctcagcgcagcgcaaaatgcgctatagcacactattgccgggtcgggtcgcatcgcattgacggattttaacgctcactgtgcggGGGCGTGCCGGGGTGTGCgggggcgggtcggcgcgcaatgcaTTGACGGATATGAAGCCGAGCCGGGCaagggccgcatcgcatcacatccgcgcgccgcttgctatagcacactgttgccggggcgcagcgggtcttgccggggcgcagtgggtcttgccggggcgcagtgggtcttgccggggcgcagcgggtcttgtcagGCCGTGTCgtattgacggaaatccgccgagcaaaaatccgcgccgatgcgccccggcacagtgtgcgatacgcgcatccgcttccatacaaattgtatggaggcggatttttgcgttccgccccggcacgctgagccccggcacggcccgtctcagtgtgctcactcctttagtccACCATAACGTCCAGCAATCCAATTATTATCTACTACGTTTTCTCCTCCTTTGAAATTCTGGCTGGGGCTTGTACCGGTCTTACAGAttactaaaataaaagttactcCTAGTACGTATATGTAATACAATGTTTTGGACGTAAGTGTATGCCTTCTTCCTGATCACCTCTACATTTCAAAACTTCAACAACATCGGTACACAGCACACTTTCAGAGCCTATTTATGTAACAAACATACTTCtgtgcatataatataattagttcGTTATAcctggccctttagccaagactttttcttaATCGCTTTTGttaaagaatcgccgatcaaaattaTTGACAttagcgttcgttaatatgacgttcgACTCGTTTTATCCAAATTCAATCGTCAATTCCAAacgttttgatcggcgattctataaagaagcgataaagaaagcGTCTCGGCAACTGGCTCTGGTTTTTATTCTGTTTCCAGAATATCTCCAGCTGACTGGGAGAACCCTCAGCCGTGCGACAAGGATCCAGAGGAGCTGGAGAACATCTGGAACTTCAAGAACTGCACCTGGCTGACCATGGGCTCCATTATGACGCAGGGATGCGATATACTGCCGAAGTGAGTTTAAACTAATACTTATTCTGTAAGTGGCTCTCAAATCAGCCTAATTCTGTATCCACACATTCCGGGCGGCCCGGCCGCCGGCTCACCGCCCGTCACTTACCTGCGgcttaacactagaaagaccggagcggtcaaatgaccgcattttcgtttttaatttgcgatatttttttaccgttgcgtgaaattcaacaacctacctagaaagaccgcagcggtcaattgaccgcttgaataaaatttctaaagaaagtggaaaagaaaaataaaacttgcaagttttatttttctttcaatttttttattattattgttttgtttgcgtattgtatttaaaaattgatttaaaatttataaaaaactcgaaactgaaatagacttgtcaatgactcatagaacaaaagtgggataaatacttttatttacaaaaatggtctaaaattttacaattttatatgtaaaaataatggtaatatatttataaatatagtatgtgcacaaataaaaccttttgccttgcctgttttgatattgtaacgtatttcaagttttttgcctaatgaaaccctgtttttttttaattatcaacgTTACTACAAAAATCTGTGTTAATTTTCATAGTATTGTTGCCTGAGTTGACCTAACACAGCCAGGATTTATTAGTAGTtcgaatttcaataaaatatttatactgagttaattttattttttgttttacctacacaaacgaagcaaataacaaactaaaggttgcgaattgtagttctatgaaaatatgataaaaattgttatacttatgcaaattttaagtatatttcattctaaagcatattttttgtacttttttagctttagttataaaagatttttatattgtaacCAAAAATACTACACGAAAATATAATAGTTTTGTCCTCCAATAGGGTATTTTCATCAAGATGTTCATGGCTTCTAGACGTGAATTACTGTACATAAGAGTAACTTTACCATTCTATtgctaaaatgagaaaatataaaatttgaaaaaacggtgttttatgcacaaatacaggaacaaaaccaataaatcttgtgtagtcattataatgtcattatatcagtagcaggtctataaaatgcttttttaaataattttcttgaatatttgttctataatttaatttagttacatttataaataattatttgatcaataaaatacaaaagcaaaatagtaacacaacaaaaaaatgtaaaaacatacaatgggtcatttgaccgctcttggCCTTTCTAGGAAGTTTAaaattccggtctttctagtgttaaattCGGCGGCAAGGCAGTCTGAAAGCCGGTGGCAAGCCCGGCGGTATAAGCCAGCAGCATGTGTAGCTACATACGGCATAAAAACTGtatacatactacataatatttatttttgattgcCATTAGGGAGTTCAACAGCATCTTATTAGTCTTATTTACTACTTGCTGTTAATAACGATTAAAAATGCTTAAAAACATTTCGTCttttagcactgctactttcacagtgaactctctacaaggaacacgtatacaccctaaagtattatcacttatttttgtacaCATAC from the Aricia agestis chromosome 14, ilAriAges1.1, whole genome shotgun sequence genome contains:
- the LOC121733776 gene encoding glutamate receptor ionotropic, kainate 2-like, which translates into the protein MLKMRFHLFVLFLVSECRAQVILTETFQVSYQIAGIFEKDALTQRLAFNESMRYAHLEESELQKSADEDDDNTSKDWRLEPVILQPQRSDSYSVWRELCAKIERSPIAILGPQNPISDCAVRDQCALVNVPHIQATWQPLDPDIELIKDEPVVEEGDKPTFKKIIINFYPPSEEISYAYAKLLKYYKWENFAVLYEDDYGLMRIQKILAEYTEQFPITVRKLDPNADNYMVFKSLYEFKEYRIILDCHVDRVIKYLNEARAVHMVNHYQHYILVSMDATTVAKDLLPFHSNITWLSLTDFDQLQDAQHFLAPRVARWFNWSPENTDSPPVTNIKEEALLMNDVANHVLKSLQRVEAKHGIEKPRSNLCDKNPEPWEYGALLQDEILKTQTMGVTGNIEFNSKGRRVNYTLNVNEIRVSERETVGYWESAVGGDITDTRQNVEARGAQTSSKHFIVISRKAKPYFYDKVKCPENNDTCVEESADEKYEGFSVDLVKQIFDRLRARNYNYTYSFLYEEDKGYGKYDEVKKKWDGLIGDLLDKKADLAVCDLTITEERKKVVDFSVPFMSLGISILYTKERKITPGVFSFLYPYTFEVWMYTATAYCVVSIVLFVCSRISPADWENPQPCDKDPEELENIWNFKNCTWLTMGSIMTQGCDILPKAIGSRWVCGMWWFFAVIVCQTYIAQLSASMTTAMENEPINSVEDLANQNKVLYGSIEKATTYLFFKNSKDKMYQRIYENMAANPAALVDSNDEGERRVANGEGKYAFFMESTSIDYKLKRDCRLKKVGGELDSKDYGIAMPANSPFRSHINTAILELKEMQLLDKIKAKWWEQKNGAKVCEEAADENDVEGDLEWENLIGAFLVLIVGLVFCLFITAIEFMNEVRNIVVREGVSHKEVFIKELQASLNFFQLQKPVLRNPSRAPSIDSTSTTENRKQYSKAIENFLDLEKDMQ